The stretch of DNA ACTTCAAAAGTTCTAGAAGATGGGTCATAGAAAAATACACTTTGGTCGCCTGGTATTTCTTCTAGGACCGGTGGAATCGGCCGATCCAGATCCTCCGGCACTAGATGATGGAGTATTAGAGTTCATCAAGCCCGCGATGATTTTCTTGATTCTACTTGAATCCAAAACTTACAAAAACTACAACAgggaaaaaaaacaagaaaccaAAGACGATCGGGAGCAAAATACAAGAGTTTTAACAAAGAAGGACAAATATTGGAATTCCAACAGCTCCGAGAGAGAAGAACAAACAAGAACGAGGTGTTCTGTTACTTGGGTATAAATGACACGAAAGGAGGTGGTGTGGCGCGACTCAGATCGTCACGCCATTATTCTTTGACTTGGAAATGTCTCCCCGTTGTAGGCTTCACCATGGacccaaaaaaaatattatttaaatgaaaaCCCTCAGAATCTTCTCTCTAGAAGCCTGCCTGGACTTGGAGGAGAAATTGGGAAAATTCGATGCTGCCCGTGCAGGCAGATCCAAGGGCCAGAAAATTTCTGgcccattttattttatttttttaaaataatttcatcACCCATGATCGAATCTTGACCCTTGATtgggtgtgggggcagtgcccccacacccaggatcgaCTTTACCGAGAAATTGGGAGATAAATCGGCATTCCAGGTGAAAGAGGACGGAGTCAAATTTTGATTGGATTTCGACGCGTTTCGAGCTCAGATGTAATGAAGGTACTGAAACCtgtaatataataaatttattgaattttaaataaaaaatttattatataaaacaaaataaatgtcatatatataaaaaataagtgTCATATACACTGTCACagctaaaaaaaaattatcttgaTTAACACTATAACTTTCACGTTTGATCATAACAATTTTATTATATTGATTGAGTAGAATTATTACTAATAAAATgaatagaaaaatatattttaaaaaacatatttattttatatatatcaaattttgaagaataaataaatatttttaaaaaaaatcaaattttgtcATTTataagataaataaattttaattaaaaatttaattatttttgaaaacatgttaaaaatatttgtattaaGGTTATAATTaagataataataacaataatgatACCAATTTGTGGACAATCATTAAATTCATAATAACTTTTTtagttaaaaaaacatatattatatataaaaatatgttttatttaatatgttagAATAGAGTAATGAAAActaaatatatgaaattatGGAAATAACAAAAAACTCAAAATCataactaaaattaaataaaatgatataacTAATGCAAATACTCAAATgtagtttatattttcaaaaaatattatattcatatttgaatttttaaaaaaacttaaatGACTTCTTATTTAATTGTGTATTATATATTTCACATATGTTTTCAAACTATATGACTTGGAAGGCTGTTTTACATGAAAGAATAAGGTCTTTGACTTGGCCTAATTTCGTTATTGTGCGTCATAATGTCATATATTCTCCTGTAGGTAATAGATTTGAAACTTAGACGGTCTTCATGGCGTTCAAGTTATAATTCTGATCAAAAGTGTATATATATTGTAATATTTGTATAAAGGATAGTTTACCTTCACGAACATTAATAAGCATTTGTTCATTAATATAGAATTTCAATCAATACATACCCTCTTGATTTATTAGACAATAAAATCTAActttatatcataatattaaaaaatatatttaatttaaaatatcagAATTTATATGATACAGCATGATACTGTATCCACAAGTAATTTTGCATCGATCTCCATCGTCATtctttttttattgtatttatcACTGATTGCAAGGACTCACATCAGTTTATTTCATCTTATCAATGTGAAGCTACAGTGGAGAAGAAAGAAAGAGGTTCCAATTAGAAATTGTTGGATTCATATGCTTTAAACACAAGAATCTGTGTTACCGATTAAACTATATATCCCTGCGTTGCTCTTCTTCCTCCATTGTATCGCAAAATGTCCGCCCCTTGGTTTCCGGCAGCCAACTAACAAACAATCCGCACAACACAATCGTCACACCAAATACCGCATAAGAAATCAGCCCGTTGTGCTTCCCGGCCGCCACCAGTATGGGGCTGAGCACTCCACTAAGCACCACCGCCTGTCGCACCATCGACACAGCCGAGTTCCTCACGCAAGTAGGAAACAGCTCCAAAGCATAAATCAATATCACATTAGTTCCAGTGCAAGCACTGAAGAATGATACCAACTCCAGAACCATTTGAATCCCCTTCCATTTCACCAAAACGCAGGCAACACTGCAGATTCCACTCAGAACAGTTAACCCAAGAATCGAACTTTTTCTGTTCAGTTTTCCGATGAGGAAGAATGTTAAGAACGATGACGGAAATTCCGACAAAGCATTCAGCGTCATGCCCAAGTACAAGTCAAACGACAAGTTACCGAGGCCTAATGGCATGCCGTAGTATATCATTCCTATGCCGAAGCCCACAGCCATCACCGCCGCGATCCGCCGCAGCGCCCATCCTTTGTTCAGCAACATTTTCATGGCTGAGTAAATGTCCCTTTCTTGTACTTTCTCTTCCCAGTTCACGGTTTCGTTGAAGAAGCTTTCTGTCAATCGGCCACGTTTCTTGGATCCGGCAATGCTTCTCAGAGCTTGAATAaaattttcctttcttccctTGATGAAAAGCCATCTGGGAGATTCTCGAACTGCAAAATACATAATAAGAGAGTAGAAAAATGATGGAACACAGGTCCCCAGATAGATTAATCTCCATGAATATTCTCTTAGCAAATATGCCTCA from Primulina eburnea isolate SZY01 chromosome 6, ASM2296580v1, whole genome shotgun sequence encodes:
- the LOC140834737 gene encoding organic cation/carnitine transporter 3-like, giving the protein MNCNIESAIYPEMTDQNPLLTHTEAAGPPDVPRNQQYLTLEDTIEHCIGDLGWSQLLQAILISFAWFFDAQQTFISVFTDAKPKWSCKHSSSTSCNNANVCDLPRDSWSWDLPAFTSTISEWSLECANPIIIGLPASSFFTGCLAGGFALATLADSTLGRKNMLVLSSLVMSLSGMLAAVSTNVWMYAALRFVSGFGRATIGTCALVLSTELVGKKWRGNAGIMGFVCFALGFLSLPAEAYLLREYSWRLIYLGTCVPSFFYSLIMYFAVRESPRWLFIKGRKENFIQALRSIAGSKKRGRLTESFFNETVNWEEKVQERDIYSAMKMLLNKGWALRRIAAVMAVGFGIGMIYYGMPLGLGNLSFDLYLGMTLNALSEFPSSFLTFFLIGKLNRKSSILGLTVLSGICSVACVLVKWKGIQMVLELVSFFSACTGTNVILIYALELFPTCVRNSAVSMVRQAVVLSGVLSPILVAAGKHNGLISYAVFGVTIVLCGLFVSWLPETKGRTFCDTMEEEEQRRDI